A part of Pararhizobium sp. A13 genomic DNA contains:
- a CDS encoding Hsp20 family protein, with protein sequence MRHVDFSPLYRSTVGFDRLFTMLDSLGQPDQSQTYPPYNIERTGENTYRITMAVAGFDETELSIEAREHTLTVKGEKSEEKTSENQFLYRGIAKRAFERRFQLADHVEIQSASLKHGLLHIDLLRQIPEAAKPRKIGISVAQSQPKQIEATQVETAEIEGSAN encoded by the coding sequence ATGCGTCACGTTGATTTTTCCCCCCTCTACCGTTCCACGGTCGGCTTCGACCGTCTCTTTACCATGCTTGACAGTCTCGGCCAGCCGGACCAGTCGCAGACCTATCCGCCCTACAATATCGAGCGGACCGGTGAAAACACCTACCGGATCACCATGGCCGTCGCCGGTTTCGACGAAACCGAACTTTCGATCGAAGCGCGCGAGCACACGCTGACCGTCAAGGGTGAGAAGAGCGAAGAAAAGACCTCGGAAAACCAGTTCCTGTATCGCGGCATCGCCAAGCGCGCCTTCGAGCGCCGCTTCCAGCTTGCCGATCACGTGGAGATCCAGTCCGCTTCGCTGAAGCACGGCCTGCTTCACATCGATCTCCTGCGCCAGATTCCGGAAGCAGCCAAGCCGCGCAAGATCGGTATCTCCGTTGCGCAGTCTCAGCCGAAGCAGATCGAAGCGACCCAGGTCGAAACCGCTGAGATCGAAGGCAGCGCCAACTAA
- a CDS encoding alpha/beta hydrolase yields the protein MTPTLHSTPNNPIPGNHTVGFFEGAGAKKIRYAIFKCDAPVAKGTVVLLQGRNESIEKYAETIGELTARGLWVATFDWRGQAGSERLLKKPRRGHVRRFCDYERDLTIFLDKIVLPDTRLPFFMLAHSMGALIALSQAPLLASRIDRLAILAPFVALGGQKFGHGTISLLAAAFSLCGLGFLPLMRDKGSLPFSENLLTSDAWRFARNKALTDTHPELALGPPTARWLHETFKAIKRITSREHLTHIRVPTIMLAPTRDLLVPHLAVENLARNFRAGHMIPIDGARHELLHEADYYRAQAMAAIEAFIPGSSADTAMTDADEPHGESVEHSAL from the coding sequence ATGACGCCCACCCTTCATTCCACCCCGAACAATCCGATCCCCGGCAATCACACCGTCGGCTTTTTCGAGGGCGCCGGGGCCAAGAAAATCCGCTATGCGATTTTCAAATGCGATGCGCCGGTTGCCAAGGGTACCGTCGTGCTTCTGCAGGGCCGCAACGAGTCGATCGAGAAATATGCCGAGACCATCGGCGAATTGACCGCGCGAGGCCTCTGGGTCGCGACCTTCGACTGGCGCGGCCAGGCGGGCTCGGAACGCCTGCTGAAGAAGCCGCGCCGCGGCCATGTCCGCCGCTTCTGCGACTACGAGCGCGACCTCACCATTTTCCTCGACAAGATCGTGCTGCCCGACACACGCCTGCCCTTCTTCATGCTCGCCCATTCCATGGGCGCACTGATCGCGCTGTCGCAAGCGCCGCTGCTCGCCAGCCGCATCGATCGCCTGGCAATCCTGGCGCCCTTCGTTGCGCTTGGCGGCCAGAAGTTCGGACACGGCACGATCAGCCTTCTCGCCGCGGCCTTCAGCCTGTGTGGCCTCGGTTTCCTGCCTTTGATGCGCGACAAGGGCTCGTTGCCGTTTTCGGAAAACCTGCTGACATCGGATGCCTGGCGCTTCGCCCGTAACAAGGCACTGACCGACACGCATCCCGAACTGGCGTTGGGGCCGCCGACCGCCCGCTGGCTGCACGAGACCTTCAAGGCGATCAAGCGCATTACAAGCCGCGAGCACCTGACGCATATCCGCGTGCCGACAATCATGCTGGCGCCGACGCGGGACCTGCTGGTGCCGCATCTCGCCGTCGAGAACCTCGCCCGCAATTTCCGCGCCGGACACATGATTCCAATCGACGGCGCCCGCCACGAATTGCTGCATGAGGCCGATTACTACCGCGCCCAGGCCATGGCCGCGATCGAGGCCTTCATCCCCGGCAGCAGCGCCGATACGGCGATGACGGATGCAGACGAACCCCACGGCGAGAGCGTCGAGCACTCAGCCCTTTAG